In Geobacillus kaustophilus, a genomic segment contains:
- a CDS encoding two-component system sensor histidine kinase NtrB, which yields MNDRLVQLQIEELERKLRAYERLVEKLPFPFVFTDYEAGISIEKKRGETLPRLRSVPPSPERDAEWQWDIDLYQDVPFEKVEAFLTPLLDLVPHHIVFVDAQGVITLCNLQAAVDTGVDRDAIIGKHIRELLKLPDELIATLESLEKGEPLYNYEVLDRFYGIVNTRFIYNDDGSVKRVISMFQSLNMMKETEKLAVAGRIAAGIAHEIRNPLTTVRGYLQLLKSDLPDRIASLVERLLIPELDRANDIITDFLNIAKPADVKMETFNLHRFLRDDVGVLLQSEALLHNIDVHFDLDDELDDYEMNGDRSQLLQVFLNLFRNAVEAKVAKTMTVSICSRKINHLVQLRFCDDGPGIPPSVIDHVFDPFFSTKETGTGLGLSLSKKIVELHRGTMKVQSDANGACFLIEFPLCSQPPFLSS from the coding sequence ATGAACGATCGACTCGTACAACTGCAAATCGAAGAACTCGAACGAAAGCTGCGGGCCTATGAGCGGTTGGTTGAAAAACTTCCATTTCCATTCGTGTTCACCGATTACGAAGCGGGAATTTCCATTGAAAAAAAGCGCGGCGAAACCCTACCGCGCCTTCGCTCCGTTCCTCCCTCCCCTGAAAGGGATGCCGAATGGCAATGGGACATCGATTTATATCAAGATGTACCGTTTGAAAAAGTGGAAGCCTTTTTGACGCCGTTGCTCGATCTTGTTCCACACCATATCGTCTTTGTCGACGCCCAAGGGGTCATTACGCTTTGCAATTTGCAGGCGGCTGTTGACACCGGCGTGGATCGCGACGCCATCATCGGCAAACATATTCGCGAGCTGCTGAAGCTCCCTGATGAGCTGATCGCGACGCTCGAATCGCTTGAAAAAGGCGAGCCGCTTTACAATTACGAAGTGCTCGACCGATTTTACGGCATCGTCAACACCCGTTTTATTTACAACGATGACGGATCTGTCAAACGAGTCATCAGTATGTTTCAGTCGCTCAATATGATGAAAGAAACAGAAAAGCTGGCGGTCGCCGGCCGCATCGCCGCCGGCATCGCCCATGAAATCCGCAATCCGCTGACGACGGTGCGCGGGTATTTGCAACTATTGAAAAGCGACTTGCCGGATCGCATCGCCTCGCTCGTGGAGCGGCTTTTAATTCCCGAGCTCGACCGGGCGAACGACATTATCACTGATTTTTTGAATATCGCCAAGCCGGCGGACGTCAAAATGGAGACGTTCAACTTGCACCGCTTTTTGCGCGACGATGTCGGCGTTCTATTGCAAAGCGAAGCGCTGTTGCATAACATTGACGTCCATTTTGACCTTGATGACGAGCTTGACGATTACGAAATGAACGGCGACCGCAGCCAGCTTTTGCAAGTGTTTTTAAACTTATTTCGCAACGCCGTGGAAGCAAAAGTAGCGAAAACGATGACGGTGTCGATCTGCAGCCGAAAAATCAACCATCTCGTTCAGCTTCGCTTCTGCGACGATGGGCCTGGCATTCCGCCGTCGGTCATCGACCATGTTTTCGATCCGTTTTTTTCAACGAAGGAAACGGGAACTGGGCTCGGCCTGTCATTATCAAAAAAAATCGTCGAACTGCATCGCGGGACGATGAAAGTGCAAAGCGACGCGAACGGCGCATGTTTTTTAATCGAATTTCCGCTTTGCAGCCAACCGCCGTTTCTTTCGTCATAA
- a CDS encoding MATE family efflux transporter, which produces MATTDSPNGKWRRLFALFLPIFISQTGQYAMNFVDVAMSGHASPEDLAGVAIGSSLWVPVFTGVGGILLALSPIVSHHFGAGQHDSIAHTVTQALYLAVTLAVAIVLIGAAAVPFILKQMSLDENVRYIAYDYLRALSFGIIPLFLYSVLRYFIDALGQTKVTMWITLTALPINMLFNWLLIYGHGGFPRLGGIGTGYATAITYAYCFAAAAFAALKFRRLAPYRVLVRFYRPSWAAWKELLKTGVPIGSAIFFETSIFAAVTLLVGRFGAETVAAHQSALNFASLLYMIPLSLSMALTIAVGFEAGANRYEDAKQYCLIGITLALAVAAAAALFLFAFRGHIARLYTNDPDVAVLTGKFLLYAIFFQFSDAIAAPIQGALRGYKEVNAVFWAALVAYWGVGLPLGCALALWTNAEAFGYWIGLIAGLATGALFLSFRLRAVWRRHGSGRAPLAS; this is translated from the coding sequence ATGGCAACGACCGATTCGCCCAATGGCAAATGGCGGCGCCTGTTCGCCTTGTTTCTTCCCATTTTTATTTCGCAAACCGGCCAATACGCCATGAACTTTGTCGATGTCGCCATGTCCGGTCACGCAAGCCCCGAAGATCTTGCCGGCGTCGCGATCGGCTCAAGCCTATGGGTGCCAGTATTTACCGGCGTCGGCGGCATTTTGCTCGCCCTGTCCCCGATCGTCTCCCACCATTTCGGCGCCGGACAGCATGACTCGATCGCTCACACTGTCACCCAGGCGCTCTACTTGGCTGTCACGCTTGCTGTCGCCATTGTCCTGATCGGGGCCGCTGCCGTGCCGTTCATCTTGAAACAGATGTCTTTGGATGAAAACGTTCGGTATATCGCCTATGATTACTTGCGCGCCTTGTCGTTCGGGATCATCCCACTGTTCCTTTATTCCGTGCTCCGCTATTTCATCGACGCGCTCGGGCAAACGAAAGTGACAATGTGGATTACACTCACCGCCTTGCCGATCAATATGCTGTTCAACTGGTTGTTGATTTACGGGCATGGGGGATTTCCGCGCCTTGGCGGCATCGGCACTGGCTACGCGACGGCGATCACGTATGCGTACTGCTTCGCGGCCGCTGCCTTTGCCGCCTTGAAATTTCGCCGCTTGGCTCCATATCGCGTGCTCGTCCGTTTTTACCGTCCCTCATGGGCGGCATGGAAAGAGCTGCTGAAAACCGGGGTGCCGATCGGGTCGGCCATCTTTTTTGAAACGAGCATTTTTGCCGCCGTCACGTTGCTTGTCGGCCGGTTTGGAGCGGAAACAGTGGCCGCCCATCAAAGCGCCCTCAACTTCGCTTCACTGTTGTATATGATTCCGCTCAGCTTATCGATGGCGTTGACAATCGCGGTCGGTTTCGAGGCGGGAGCCAACCGTTATGAAGATGCGAAACAATATTGCTTGATCGGCATCACCCTCGCCTTGGCCGTCGCGGCGGCTGCCGCGCTGTTCCTGTTCGCCTTCCGCGGCCATATCGCCCGGCTGTATACAAACGATCCGGACGTGGCGGTGCTGACCGGGAAGTTTTTGTTGTATGCAATCTTTTTCCAGTTTTCCGACGCCATCGCCGCTCCCATTCAAGGGGCGCTGCGCGGCTATAAAGAGGTGAACGCCGTTTTTTGGGCCGCCCTTGTCGCTTATTGGGGCGTCGGGCTTCCGCTTGGTTGCGCGCTCGCGCTATGGACGAATGCTGAAGCGTTCGGCTATTGGATCGGCCTGATCGCCGGATTGGCAACGGGCGCACTGTTTCTCAGCTTTCGCCTGCGGGCCGTTTGGCGCAGACATGGCAGCGGGCGTGCGCCGCTCGCCTCATAA
- a CDS encoding GNAT family N-acetyltransferase — protein sequence MIRRLTAEDHQQVFSFLQQDPSFNLFIIGDIESFGYDADFQDVWGQFDDAGSLKAVLLRYYDSYILYAPGDFDADGFARLIRETAGPSSPIQLSGKAEIVRQFEERLPLGTKRTLYFCECRTDEYARQEMGAFAVKKAELADVDRILDLRRRIAEFETRPSSRDMLVKGMETNSARTYYIEQDGRMVAAASTSAENSLLAMIVGVCTDQEHRGKGYASAIVAKLVCDLLAEGKMPCLFYDNPAAGRIYRRLGFRDIGLWAMYR from the coding sequence ATGATTCGCCGGTTAACGGCTGAAGACCACCAACAAGTATTTTCGTTTTTGCAGCAAGATCCGTCGTTCAATTTATTTATCATCGGCGATATTGAGTCGTTTGGCTATGACGCCGATTTCCAAGACGTTTGGGGGCAGTTTGACGATGCCGGCTCGCTGAAGGCGGTGCTGCTCCGTTATTACGATTCCTACATTCTGTACGCGCCTGGCGATTTTGATGCCGATGGCTTTGCTCGTCTCATCCGCGAGACGGCCGGCCCGTCGTCGCCCATTCAGCTGTCCGGCAAGGCGGAAATTGTCAGGCAGTTCGAAGAGCGGCTGCCGCTTGGGACGAAGCGAACGCTTTACTTTTGCGAGTGTCGGACGGATGAATACGCTCGCCAAGAAATGGGGGCGTTCGCCGTCAAAAAAGCCGAATTGGCCGATGTCGACCGGATTCTCGACTTGCGGCGCCGCATTGCCGAATTTGAGACGAGGCCGTCGTCCCGCGATATGCTAGTGAAAGGGATGGAAACCAATTCAGCTAGAACGTACTACATTGAACAAGACGGCCGAATGGTGGCCGCGGCATCGACATCAGCGGAAAACTCATTGTTAGCGATGATCGTCGGCGTCTGCACGGATCAGGAGCATCGAGGGAAAGGGTATGCGAGCGCCATCGTGGCGAAGCTCGTTTGCGATTTGCTCGCTGAAGGGAAGATGCCGTGCTTGTTTTACGACAACCCGGCCGCTGGCCGCATCTACCGCCGCCTTGGTTTTCGCGATATCGGGCTGTGGGCGATGTACCGCTAG
- the ilvA gene encoding threonine ammonia-lyase, translating into MLTLADIEQAREKMKGVVHETPLEHSQTFSRLSGNDVYMKLENLQKTGSFKVRGSFNKIMSLTEEERARGVIAASAGNHAQGVAYASGMLHIPCMIVMPKGAPLSKIEATKSYGAEVVLYGDVFDESLEYALELQRERGMTFVHPFDDLAVMAGQGTIGLELIEQLPDIDVVLCPVGGGGLLAGVAFTLKQLKPSVEVYGVESSACPGMTAAIRHKQPVSIAASNTIADGIAVKKPGNITYQYIEQYVDGIVCVEEAEISRTMLYVLERNKLLIEGAAACPLAALLYQKLPFRGKKVVAVLSGGNVDVTLISRIIERGLVEAGRFVTFTTVISDKPGQLNKLLRIIAELEANVMSIHHQRIGAKVLPGQAEIHFSLETKNEDHIQQIYQVLLKEGYDVQFYR; encoded by the coding sequence ATGTTGACGTTAGCAGACATTGAACAAGCGCGGGAGAAAATGAAAGGCGTCGTCCATGAAACGCCGCTTGAGCATTCACAAACGTTCAGCCGGCTGTCCGGCAACGACGTATATATGAAACTGGAAAACTTGCAAAAAACGGGTTCGTTTAAAGTAAGAGGTTCATTCAATAAAATTATGTCGCTCACGGAAGAAGAGCGGGCGCGCGGCGTGATCGCCGCCTCGGCCGGCAACCACGCCCAAGGGGTTGCCTATGCAAGCGGCATGCTTCATATTCCGTGCATGATCGTCATGCCGAAAGGAGCACCGCTCAGCAAAATTGAAGCGACGAAAAGCTACGGGGCGGAAGTCGTGCTGTACGGCGATGTGTTTGACGAGTCTTTGGAATATGCGTTAGAGTTGCAGCGCGAACGGGGAATGACGTTTGTACACCCGTTTGACGACTTGGCGGTGATGGCTGGACAAGGGACGATTGGTTTGGAGCTGATCGAGCAGCTTCCCGACATCGATGTCGTTCTTTGTCCGGTCGGGGGCGGTGGGTTGCTTGCTGGGGTGGCGTTTACGTTAAAACAGCTGAAGCCATCGGTTGAAGTGTACGGCGTTGAGTCATCGGCTTGTCCGGGCATGACGGCGGCCATACGCCATAAACAGCCCGTCTCCATTGCCGCGTCGAATACGATCGCCGATGGGATTGCCGTAAAAAAGCCGGGCAATATTACGTACCAATACATTGAGCAATACGTCGATGGCATTGTGTGCGTGGAAGAGGCGGAAATTTCACGGACGATGCTGTATGTGCTCGAGCGGAACAAGCTGTTAATCGAAGGGGCGGCCGCTTGTCCATTGGCGGCATTGTTGTATCAAAAGCTGCCGTTTCGCGGCAAAAAAGTCGTCGCTGTGCTAAGCGGCGGCAACGTCGATGTGACGCTCATTTCCCGCATTATTGAGCGGGGGCTTGTCGAAGCCGGGCGATTCGTTACGTTTACAACGGTCATCTCCGACAAGCCGGGCCAGTTGAACAAACTGCTTCGCATTATCGCCGAGCTTGAGGCGAATGTCATGTCGATCCACCATCAGCGCATCGGCGCCAAAGTGTTGCCTGGCCAGGCGGAAATTCATTTTTCGCTCGAGACAAAAAACGAAGACCATATTCAGCAAATTTACCAAGTGTTATTGAAAGAAGGCTATGATGTACAGTTTTACCGATGA